From Pyrenophora tritici-repentis strain M4 chromosome 1, whole genome shotgun sequence, the proteins below share one genomic window:
- a CDS encoding RPT1, ATP-dependent 26S proteasome regulatory subunit: MSNPFGSDFDEVEHQREMIRKMNMRKLLQPKATATEQEPHKKQVTVTPPATFQSWVFGIMNGGQDSWLMRYMESEFYELARKAIKDRTGGDIHMVMMGCAALNAARVKIPAMLSVALTQVKSQVTSSIAISAYDSPLIKELFQIAREKSEEFQSLKLRLSGEHHLRKVSGELVPISGNSSGAFWHNGTYFTLELQGKSGEADEIAIATTLDPTSKLVVGCFGHSSDPIQALIEHAKTRVTQTGNLHVMEIIPNPGKEIADNRLVQRKKRPMSTVDLDPQMMQDILKDVELFFHKESQIWYEHTGRPWRHGYLLHGPPGTGKSSLITAIASHMNVFLCVINLQGMDDEDLKQCFDRVPPRSVVAIEDIDCVGADIGNRGAQPASSTVPASSVDGVGAQQSQAGSLDGVLAAFMEKQQVMNQQILKQIYSNNEDDEDQPFRAFSEKPRKPSGDKVESGNKSVTLSGLLNVLDGVNASEGRLVIMTTNHPEKLDPALYRAGRVERKFEISYASKDSCILTFKRLFGNDVCKRYTSEAIDRFAQAFQAQFPSKSRITTAELTKYCGQYRGRPDVAVEEFADWVKRGADKFVIPRDYAKAVDEEGVNIPEPFDSDLLLVRTSDLVDPNVGATSDMEVVTEVQPTAPASRGFFSAIANVFQDSGEYTDLASIQGALVNVDSDASLSEIPHGHLIETIPECELALMSPRPLPDDDDEFLYIV, encoded by the exons ATGTCTAACCCCTTTGGTTCCGACTTTGACGAGGTGGAACATCAACGAGAAATGATTCGCAAGATGAATATGCGCAAGCTTTTGCAGCCCAAGGCCACAGCGACGGAGCAAGAGCCACACAAGAAGCAGGTGACGGTTACACCTCCCGCGACATTCCAGTCCTGGGTGTTTGGGATCATGAACGGTGGCCAGGACAGCTGGCTCATGCGTTACATGGAATCCGAGTTTTACGAGCTGGCTCGCAAGGCAATCAAGGATCGCACTGGGGGTGACATCCACATGGTCATGATGGGCTGTGCAGCTCTCAATGCTGCACGTGTCAAGATCCCAGCCATGCTTTCCGTCGCCTTGACTCAGGTCAAGTCGCAAGTGACCAGCTCCATCGCCATTAGCGCCTATGACTCTCCTCTCATCAAGGAACTCTTCCAGATTGCTCGCGAGAAGTCTGAGGAATTCCAGTCCTTGAAGCTTCGATTGTCCGGAGAACACCATCTCCGCAAGGTTTCTGGCGAGCTTGTGCCAATTTCTGGCAATTCTTCTGGGGCCTTCTGGCACAACGGTACCTACTTCACTCTTGAACTTCAAGGTAAGTCTGGTGAAGCTGACGAGATTGCGATTGCTACCACTCTAGATCCTACATCCAAGCTGGTTGTTGGCTGCTTTGGTCATAGCAGCGACCCCATTCAGGCGTTAATCGAGCATGCTAAGACACGTGTCACACAAACCGGCAATCTGCATGTGATGGAGATCATACCTAATCCTGGAAAGGAGATTGCTGACAATAGGCTTGTGCAGCGCAAGAAGCGTCCTATGTCTACGGTCGATCTTGATCCACAGATGATGCAAGATATCTTGAAGGACGTTGAGCTTTTTTTCCACAAGGAGTCGCAGATTTGGTACGAGCACACTGGACGCCCGTGGCGACACGGTTACCTTCTACATGGCCCACCCGGTACCGGTAAGTCAAGCCTGATTACTGCTATCGCTTCGCACATGAACGTTTTCCTGTGTGTGATCAACCTTCAGGGGATGGATGACGAAGATCTGAAGCAGTGTTTCGATCGGGTCCCTCCTCGTAGCGTTGTTGCTATTGAGGATATCGATTGTGTCGGCGCTGACATTGGCAACCGTGGTGCGCAACCTGCATCCAGCACTGTTCCGGCATCGTCTGTGGACGGCGTTGGCGCTCAACAGTCACAGGCGGGTTCACTCGATGGTGTTTTGGCAGCTTTCATGGAGAAGCAGCAGGTTATGAACCAACAAATTCTCAAGCAG ATATACTCGAATAACGAGGATGATGAGGATCAACCTTTTCGCGCGTTTTCCGAGAAACCGCGCAAGCCCTCAGGCGACAAAGTTGAGTCGGGAAACAAGTCAGTGACGCTGAGCGGACTTCTCAACGTACTTGACGGTGTCAATGCTTCCGAGGGTCGCCTGGTCATCATGACCACCAACCATCCTGAGAAGCTTGATCCAGCTCTCTACCGTGCCGGTCGTGTGGAACGCAAGTTCGAGATATCCTACGCCAGCAAGGACAGCTGCATTCTAACCTTCAAGCGTCTGTTTGGCAACGATGTTTGCAAGCGCTACACCTCCGAAGCCATCGATCGTTTCGCCCAGGCTTTCCAAGCCCAGTTTCCTTCCAAGTCCCGCATCACCACAGCTGAGCTCACCAAGTACTGTGGCCAATATCGCGGTAGGCCCGACGTTGCTGTCGAGGAGTTTGCTGACTGGGTGAAGCGCGGTGCTGACAAGTTTGTCATTCCTAGGGACTACGCCAAGGCGGTCGATGAGGAGGGTGTTAACATCCCGGAGCCCTTTGATTCCGATCTTCTCCTTGTTCGCACGTCTGACCTTGTTGATCCGAACGTGGGTGCCACATCCGACATGGAGGTGGTGACTGAGGTTCAGCCGACAGCCCCAGCTTCCCGGGGTTTCTTCTCGGCCATCGCCAACGTGTTTCAGGATTCTGGTGAGTACACTGACCTTGCATCCATCCAGGGCGCACTTGTCAATGTTGACTCAGATGCCAGCCTCTCCGAGATTCCTCACGGCCATCTCATCGAGACAATCCCCGAGTGTGAATTGGCGCTAATGTCGCCCCGTCCTTTGCctgatgacgacgacgagtTTCTTTACATTGTCTAG
- a CDS encoding Micrococcal nuclease (thermonuclease) protein: MSSNLFEAKVKSVISGDTVVLHNIKDPKAERILSLAFVSAPRLRREGDEPFAFESRDYLRRLLVGKVVRFQVLYKIATGANREYGLIVTPNKEILPQQAVAEGWVKLRDDAGRKEDSDEAANLLEKLRVDEARARADSKGVWAETGGRIASSSELSDPRKFVEQHKDQDIDSIVEKVLSGDRLIVRLMLSSTEHVQTMVLLAGVRAPATQRTNPSDGKVQPAEPFGDEAQQFVETRLLQRGVITNVLGTTPNGQLVADVKHPTQGSITPFLLKNGLAKCTDHHTTLLGQRMGILRGAEKQAKDARLGVYKEHVAPKISRAGEQEAIVSRIQSADTLFLRNKAGTEKRINLSSVRQPKPTDPKQSPWVAEAKEFLRKKLIGKHVKFHVDGKRPGTEGYDEREMCTVTFQNKNVGLMLVENGMASVIRHRQDDTDRSPIYDDLLLAEQTAQDEKKGLWSDKGPSVKQYVDYSESLEKAKRQLTLLSRQRKVPGIVDFVKSGSRFTVLIPRENAKITLVLSGIRAPRSARNETDKGEPFGKEAHEFANRRCQQRDVEIDVEDCDKVGGFIGTLYINRENFAKTLVEEGLATVHAYSAEKSGNANELFAAEQKAKDARKNLWENYDPSQEEEGEDVPAVEATNGDTAPSKKADYRDVMITHVEDDGRLRLQQIGSGTSALTSLMNAFGKFHLNPANSSSLPDAPKAGDFVAAKFTADDQWYRARIRRNDRENKKAEVVYIDYGNSETIPWSRLRPLSQPEFLPSKLKPQAIEAQLAYIQLPGNSEYLADAVSFIAQETADRELVARVEATEKDGLLWVTLYNPDQSKDGTESINADILSEGLAMVPKKLRPFERSGGAILAAMKKKQDVAKEERRGQWEYGDLTEDD; encoded by the coding sequence ATGAGCAGCAACCTCTTCGAAGCAAAGGTCAAGAGCGTGATTTCGGGCGATACTGTCGTTCTCCATAACATCAAGGACCCAAAAGCCGAACGCATACTCAGCCTAGCTTTCGTAAGTGCGCCACGGCTACGACGGGAGGGCGATGAGCCGTTTGCCTTTGAATCACGCGACTATCTCCGCCGCCTTCTCGTAGGCAAAGTCGTACGCTTTCAGGTTCTCTACAAGATTGCCACCGGAGCAAATCGCGAATATGGCCTCATCGTTACGCCGAACAAGGAAATTCTGCCGCAACAAGCCGTCGCCGAGGGCTGGGTGAAGCTGCGAGATGATGCTGGCCGCAAGGAGGACTCGGACGAAGCTGCGAATCTGCTTGAGAAGCTCCGGGTGGATGAGGCTCGCGCCAGGGCAGATTCCAAGGGTGTTTGGGCTGAGACAGGCGGCAGGATCGCCTCATCCTCCGAGCTGAGCGACCCGCGGAAGTTTGTCGAGCAGCACAAGGACCAGGATATCGACTCGATTGTCGAAAAGGTGCTATCTGGTGACCGTCTCATCGTACGCCTTATGCTCTCATCCACCGAGCATGTACAAACCATGGTTCTCCTGGCTGGCGTCCGCGCACCAGCGACGCAGCGAACGAATCCTTCGGATGGAAAGGTACAACCGGCTGAGCCATTCGGCGATGAGGCACAACAGTTCGTCGAGACAAGGCTGCTACAGCGTGGTGTCATTACCAACGTACTCGGCACCACACCCAACGGACAGCTCGTGGCAGACGTTAAGCACCCCACACAGGGCAGCATAACCCCGTTCCTGCTCAAGAACGGCCTAGCAAAGTGCACCGACCACCACACCACTCTCCTCGGCCAGCGCATGGGTATACTCAGGGGCGCCGAGAAGCAGGCAAAGGATGCGCGGTTGGGCGTGTACAAAGAACACGTTGCGCCAAAGATCAGCAGGGCTGGCGAGCAAGAAGCCATTGTTAGCCGCATCCAGAGCGCTGATACCCTCTTTCTGCGAAACAAGGCAGGCACAGAGAAGCGCATCAACCTTAGCAGTGTCCGTCAACCAAAGCCCACCGACCCGAAACAATCGCCATGGGTGGCAGAAGCAAAGGAGTTCTTGCGCAAGAAGCTGATCGGCAAGCACGTCAAGTTCCACGTCGACGGAAAGCGACCAGGAACCGAGGGCTACGACGAGCGGGAAATGTGCACCGTCACTTTCCAGAACAAGAACGTTGGCCTGATGCTTGTAGAGAACGGTATGGCTTCAGTCATCCGCCACCGACAGGATGACACGGACCGCAGCCCCATTTACGATGACCTCCTACTCGCCGAGCAGACTGCGCAAGACGAGAAGAAGGGCCTCTGGTCGGATAAGGGACCCTCTGTCAAGCAGTACGTTGACTACTCAGAGTCGCTCGAGAAGGCCAAGCGTCAACTCACCCTGCTTTCACGGCAACGCAAGGTGCCCGGTATCGTCGACTTTGTCAAGTCTGGATCCCGTTTCACCGTTTTGATCCCTCGCGAGAACGCCAAGATCACACTCGTCCTCTCCGGTATCCGCGCACCACGATCAGCGAGAAATGAGACCGACAAGGGCGAACCCTTCGGCAAGGAGGCTCACGAGTTTGCGAACCGACGGTGCCAGCAGCGTGATGTTGAGATTGATGTCGAGGACTGCGACAAGGTCGGCGGCTTCATCGGTACTCTCTATATCAACCGCGAGAACTTTGCCAAGACTCTGGTTGAGGAGGGTCTTGCTACTGTGCATGCCTACTCAGCAGAGAAGTCTGGCAACGCAAACGAGCTTTTCGCAGCGGAGCAAAAGGCCAAGGACGCGCGCAAGAACCTATGGGAGAACTACGATCCCTCTCAAGAAGAGGAAGGCGAGGATGTGCCAGCTGTCGAGGCTACCAACGGCGACACTGCACCCTCAAAAAAGGCCGACTACCGCGATGTCATGATCACACACGTCGAAGACGATGGCAGGCTCCGGTTGCAGCAGATCGGCAGTGGTACATCAGCGCTTACATCGCTCATGAATGCGTTTGGAAAGTTCCATCTCAACCCCGCCAACAGCTCCAGCCTGCCCGATGCTCCCAAGGCTGGTGATTTCGTAGCAGCCAAGTTCACTGCCGATGACCAGTGGTACCGTGCGCGCATCCGACGCAACGACCGTGAGAACAAGAAGGCCGAGGTTGTCTACATTGACTATGGTAACTCCGAGACGATTCCATGGTCGCGTCTCCGCCCACTTTCACAGCCCGAATTCCTGCCATCGAAGCTGAAGCCTCAGGCTATTGAGGCCCAGCTGGCGTACATTCAGCTCCCTGGCAACTCTGAGTATCTCGCAGATGCCGTCTCTTTCATCGCCCAAGAAACTGCCGACCGCGAGCTGGTAGCCAGGGTCGAAGCAACCGAGAAGGACGGTTTGCTGTGGGTCACCCTCTACAACCCCGACCAGAGCAAGGACGGCACAGAGAGCATCAACGCCGACATCCTAAGCGAAGGTCTCGCCATGGTGCCCAAGAAGCTGCGGCCATTCGAGCGCAGCGGTGGTGCCATCCTCGCTGCtatgaagaagaagcaggATGTGGCCAAGGAGGAGCGTCGCGGCCAGTGGGAGTATGGTGATCTGACTGAGGATGACTAG
- a CDS encoding Zn-finger protein — translation MPTGIQRQRIQHRRQHSTPTVFDAPTVRPSPAKIQQRRHNRTGMSLDLRGLNLESIHASQQATDYTQRPGPFDTPFQQEDSTVSNTNNLGQIPQHSMQVAQPHRQPQPGPQDTFLASPVQLSPSTPRSPRRINRVQSPQQPPCSPSKPPTEQQLKELHEHIQSVYGSCGQVFINILPTPTATPQKAAQLPSHESFVAAPQSSGFTALNEVNLKPTSKAMTFDFEHPEVDMGYESSSYYTSDALSPSPASSPQRENVQGFLENIEEHQEMMFSQQQNMLPLAQDSMHINGLPLSLDSFSQPQLFNDLEVDASYEYTGIAPEEVQRYISEQDATTGKWTCLYQGCSKVFGRRENIRSHVQTHLGDRQYKCNGCGKCFVRQHDLKRHAKIHSGNKPYKCPCGAGFARQDALTRHRQRGMCVGGFPDAVRRQAKRGRPKKSSRPDLEERVEKANRTRRALVSAPSSSGSSFSDSRSSSPVEGYEPAQSERSQLLSDSQNYNDSINTSSDPFSFETSSSPFAEDAGLARSSFHSTAYTSDAASMNILQQLSQHSQTPPMSPADVRPQSAGSSRSSVHESSAPVQSSSPAKATTSPSRSSVQSNQFTTPPTSPIDSKDSLDELFETMPENSYSQFDLEMKAMNDFTSIDTTSCDFLDFSV, via the exons ATGCCAACCGGCATCCAGCGCCAACGAATTCAGCACAGACGACAACACTCAACACCCACTGTTTTCGATGCGCCTACAGTACGCCCATCACCTGCTAaaatacaacaacgacgaCACAACAGAACTGGCATGAGCTTGGATTTACGTGGCCTCAACCTAGAATCCATCCATGCCAGCCAACAAGCCACGGATTATACCCAACGACCAGGACCATTCGACACACCCTTCCAGCAGGAGGACAGTACGGTAAGTAATACTAACAATCTAGGACAAATACCACAGCACTCTATGCAAGTAGCGCAGCCGCACAGACAGCCCCAGCCGGGCCCCCAGGACACCTTTTTGGCATCCCCAGTACAGCTCTCTCCCTCCACACCACGGAGTCCACGAAGGATAAACCGTGTGCAGTCTCCCCAGCAGCCTCCCTGTTCCCCCTCTAAACCTCCTACTGAACAGCAACTGAAAGAACTCCACGAGCACATACAGTCAGTGTATGGCTCATGTGGACAAGTCTTCATTAACATTCTCCCCACCCCCACTGCCACTCCCCAAAAGGCAGCACAGCTACCAAGTCATGAGTCATTCGTTGCGGCCCCCCAGTCGTCGGGCTTCACTGCTTTGAACGAAGTTAACCTTAAGCCCACCTCAAAGGCCATGACATTCGACTTTGAACACCCAGAGGTTGACATGGGTTACGAGTCCTCCTCCTACTACACATCCGACGCCTTGTCGCCATCACCAGCATCTTCGCCGCAAAGAGAGAATGTCCAAGGCTTCTTGGAGAACATCGAAGAGCACCAAGAAATGATGTTCTCGCAACAACAAAACATGTTGCCTCTCGCACAAGACTCCATGCACATCAATGGTCTACCACTTTCTCTAGACTCTTTTTCGCAACCTCAACTCTTCAATGATCTTGAGGTGGATGCGAGCTATGAGTACACCGGCATTGCGCCAGAGGAAGTTCAAAGATACATTAGCGAGCAAGATGCTACCACTGGCAAGTGGACCTGCCTCTACCAAGGTTGTAGCAAGGTCTTCGGACGCCGGGAAAACATCCGCTCCCACGTCCAAACACATCTTGGTGACCGCCAGTACAAGTGCAATGGATGCGGCAAGTGCTTTGTGCGACAGCACGACTTGAAGCGCCACGCAAAGATCCACTCCGGCAACAAGCCATACAAGTGCCCATGTGGCGCGGGCTTTGCACGACAAGACGCACTCACACGCCATCGCCAGCGCGGCATGTGTGTTGGTGGATTCCCCGATGCGGTCCGACGACAGGCCAAGCGTGGCCGCCCGAAGAAGAGCAGTCGCCCGGACCTTGAGGAGCGAGTCGAAAAGGCCAACAGGACGCGACGAGCACTCGTATCCGCACCTTCATCATCTGGCTCCTCCTTCTCAGACTCTCGTTCCTCCTCACCAGTAGAGGGATATGAGCCAGCTCAATCGGAAAGGTCGCAGTTGCTTTCCGACTCGCAAAACTACAACGACTCCATAAACACATCATCAGATCCTTTCAG TTTTGAGACATCATCAAGCCCCTTTGCAGAGGATGCCGGTCTTGCACGTTCGAGCTTCCACTCCACTGCCTACACAAGCGACGCTGCATCCATGAACATCCTTCAACAGCTCTCCCAACACTCCCAAACACCCCCAATGTCCCCCGCCGACGTGCGACCACAATCTGCGGGCTCTTCCCGCAGTTCTGTCCACGAGTCAAGTGCGCCCGTCCAGTCTTCTAGTCCAGCCAAGGCAACAACATCGCCATCGCGGTCATCGGTTCAGTCAAATCAGTTCACAACACCACCCACCTCGCCCATCGACTCCAAGGATTCTCTCGACGAACTGTTCGAGACAATGCCTGAAAACTCGTACTCACAATTCGATCTTGAGATGAAGGCCATGAATGACTTTACTTCAATAGACACCACATCCTGCGACTTCTTGGATTTTAGCGTCTAA